From one Paeniglutamicibacter psychrophenolicus genomic stretch:
- a CDS encoding PucR family transcriptional regulator: protein MAMTVKELLDEPQLGLRLLAGADGLGHPVTWSHTSDLPQLWEWVSPGVLLMTNGLSIPAKPEAQVHLARSLVAAGAVALAVGEKMHAPEFSDQFLAACDALPLPLVSVPYPLPFMAISRSIAEASLLEESRRIKQTARIYDLLRKATTPGETWSQLLTGIGKEIRARLYVVDDRCQHPWQPGDAALPEDVLVRVRKVTSESTAETRHFLWTADGGESMLIMEIPTHPHALLVILPEDRMQPDGVVLLHSATVLGLGLSRSALAMESRYRSGGEFLLQSFEGRIGAAEAARRLEDFGFPAGDLRLLSVPAQAEVGLPQVHSTLWRHGINSVCVVGEDKLHLMVSEYCPEDQLLHVFDPSLPIGMSRPVGIEAIARGLRESLWALGQATARGVRLVGYSEDAPWFGLGGHRDGAELVQRLLGPVIEHDRLNGTDFMATLRSYLDNQRSAQKVAALLFVHRQTIIYRIRKISELTGLDMAETSAVAQLWLAFQVHEAMGPGERVPRG, encoded by the coding sequence ATGGCCATGACGGTCAAGGAACTGCTGGACGAGCCGCAGCTGGGTCTGCGGCTGCTGGCCGGCGCGGACGGGCTGGGGCATCCGGTCACCTGGTCCCACACCTCGGACCTGCCCCAGCTCTGGGAATGGGTCTCGCCAGGAGTGCTGCTGATGACCAACGGGCTCTCAATCCCCGCCAAGCCCGAGGCACAGGTCCATTTGGCCCGATCACTGGTGGCGGCCGGCGCGGTCGCCTTGGCGGTCGGTGAGAAGATGCATGCCCCGGAGTTCTCCGATCAATTCCTCGCGGCCTGCGATGCACTCCCGCTTCCCTTGGTATCGGTTCCCTACCCGTTGCCCTTCATGGCCATTTCGCGGTCCATTGCCGAAGCGAGCCTGCTCGAGGAATCACGGCGGATCAAGCAAACCGCCCGCATCTACGACCTGCTGCGCAAGGCGACGACGCCGGGGGAGACCTGGAGCCAGCTGCTGACGGGGATCGGCAAGGAAATCCGCGCGCGGCTCTACGTGGTGGATGACCGCTGCCAACATCCCTGGCAACCCGGCGACGCAGCCCTGCCCGAGGACGTATTGGTGCGGGTGCGGAAGGTCACCTCAGAATCCACTGCGGAGACCCGGCACTTTCTGTGGACCGCTGATGGCGGGGAATCCATGTTGATCATGGAAATTCCGACCCATCCGCATGCACTGCTGGTCATCTTGCCCGAAGACCGAATGCAGCCGGACGGGGTGGTCTTGTTGCACTCGGCCACCGTACTGGGGCTGGGTCTTTCGCGTTCGGCCCTGGCAATGGAAAGCCGCTACCGCTCCGGCGGCGAATTCCTGCTGCAGTCCTTCGAAGGACGCATCGGGGCCGCGGAGGCCGCCCGCCGCCTCGAGGATTTCGGGTTTCCGGCCGGCGACCTGCGTCTGCTTTCGGTCCCGGCCCAGGCGGAGGTCGGTTTGCCCCAGGTCCACAGCACGCTGTGGCGCCACGGCATCAACAGCGTCTGCGTGGTGGGCGAGGACAAATTGCATCTGATGGTCTCCGAATATTGCCCGGAGGACCAGCTACTGCATGTCTTTGATCCCTCGCTGCCCATCGGAATGAGTAGGCCCGTGGGCATCGAAGCGATCGCGCGCGGGTTGCGCGAATCCCTGTGGGCGCTGGGTCAGGCGACCGCCCGGGGCGTGCGGTTGGTCGGATACTCGGAGGATGCTCCGTGGTTCGGGCTGGGCGGCCATCGCGATGGCGCGGAGCTGGTGCAGCGGCTGCTGGGTCCGGTGATTGAGCATGACCGGCTCAATGGAACGGATTTCATGGCCACGTTGCGCAGTTACCTGGACAACCAGCGTTCGGCCCAGAAGGTCGCCGCGCTGCTTTTTGTCCACCGGCAAACCATCATTTACCGCATCCGCAAGATCAGCGAACTCACCGGCCTTGATATGGCCGAAACTTCCGCGGTCGCCCAGCTGTGGCTGGCGTTCCAGGTGCACGAGGCCATGGGCCCGGGGGAGCGTGTACCGCGCGGGTGA
- a CDS encoding helix-turn-helix domain-containing protein, whose translation MGMKRRFLPTVEAVGNAVREGRGELGWTQAQLATRAGVGRRFVVELESGHMRAELGKDLAVLEALDIHAVALPSVKTDKRLEDVDPAEVMKRFE comes from the coding sequence ATGGGGATGAAAAGGAGATTTCTTCCGACAGTTGAGGCGGTTGGCAATGCGGTCCGCGAGGGGCGCGGGGAGCTGGGCTGGACCCAGGCACAACTGGCCACTCGCGCTGGTGTCGGCCGACGTTTTGTCGTCGAATTGGAATCCGGCCATATGCGAGCCGAGCTCGGGAAGGACTTGGCTGTCTTGGAAGCCCTGGACATCCACGCGGTTGCGCTGCCGTCCGTCAAGACGGACAAGCGCCTTGAAGATGTCGATCCGGCTGAGGTGATGAAGCGGTTTGAATGA
- a CDS encoding permease prefix domain 1-containing protein, whose product MSTLTSRYITAVSRAVPDSQRSDVEAEVAAAIADLSEAKLDGGATPEEAERSALLELGDPMRLAADYSNRPLHLIGPDHFPTYVRLLKVLAATVLPIATLAVIVAKLLTGADAGQVAAAAVTTLLQLAMQLAFWVTVVFAIIERSPGSKAMHPKWDPSMLPDSPTGRARLGDTVVSVLLALGVAAYLPWQHFRSPFTSLDGSPIPTLDPGLWQSWIPVLLAAMLAMAVLEILRYRAGGWSVKFVSVNAALNLLFAVPVIWLAAAGSLLEPAFVQRLVDAGWANADLQLNATIIVVTAGVVLWDVVDSLRKLPGDAAALALGTPGQGTAIPG is encoded by the coding sequence ATGAGCACCCTCACCAGCCGCTACATCACCGCGGTCTCCCGCGCCGTCCCCGATTCCCAGCGAAGCGATGTCGAGGCCGAAGTCGCCGCCGCCATCGCTGACCTGAGCGAAGCGAAGCTCGACGGCGGCGCCACCCCGGAGGAAGCAGAACGTTCGGCGCTGCTCGAGCTCGGGGACCCGATGCGCCTGGCCGCGGACTACTCCAACAGGCCGCTGCACCTGATCGGCCCCGACCACTTCCCCACCTACGTCCGCCTGCTCAAGGTCCTGGCCGCCACGGTGCTGCCGATCGCCACGCTCGCAGTGATCGTGGCCAAGCTGCTCACCGGCGCCGACGCCGGGCAGGTCGCCGCAGCGGCGGTGACGACCCTGCTGCAGCTGGCGATGCAGCTGGCCTTCTGGGTCACCGTCGTTTTCGCGATCATCGAGCGCAGCCCCGGGTCCAAGGCCATGCACCCCAAGTGGGACCCCTCGATGCTGCCGGATTCCCCCACCGGCCGGGCACGTTTGGGCGACACCGTGGTCTCGGTGCTGCTTGCCCTGGGCGTTGCCGCATACCTGCCGTGGCAGCATTTCCGCTCGCCCTTCACGTCCTTGGACGGCTCTCCGATTCCGACCCTGGACCCGGGATTGTGGCAATCCTGGATTCCGGTGCTGCTGGCCGCGATGCTGGCGATGGCCGTGCTGGAAATCCTGCGCTACCGTGCCGGTGGCTGGTCCGTGAAGTTCGTTTCCGTAAACGCGGCACTGAACCTGCTCTTTGCCGTTCCGGTGATCTGGCTGGCCGCGGCCGGGTCCCTGTTGGAACCCGCGTTCGTGCAGCGACTCGTTGATGCGGGATGGGCCAACGCAGACCTCCAGCTCAACGCCACCATCATCGTGGTGACCGCCGGAGTTGTCCTCTGGGACGTGGTGGATTCGCTGCGCAAGCTGCCGGGCGACGCCGCGGCGCTGGCACTTGGCACCCCGGGGCAAGGCACGGCCATACCGGGCTGA
- a CDS encoding PadR family transcriptional regulator, with product MIDEDVLAGHQQELRRGTVVMAALATLETPGYGYGLLAVLEQSGLSVDANTLYPLLRRLEKQGLLEAEWDTTESRPRKMYRTSDSGRALLKRLESEWNALAGSLNNLRTTDPRKALKELP from the coding sequence ATGATTGATGAGGACGTGCTGGCCGGACACCAGCAGGAGCTGCGCCGCGGCACCGTTGTAATGGCCGCGCTGGCAACGCTGGAAACCCCCGGCTACGGCTACGGACTGCTGGCGGTGCTGGAACAATCCGGCCTTAGCGTGGATGCCAACACCCTCTACCCTCTGCTGCGCCGTCTGGAAAAGCAGGGGCTGCTCGAAGCCGAGTGGGACACCACCGAATCCCGTCCTCGCAAGATGTACCGCACCAGCGACAGCGGACGGGCACTGCTCAAGCGGCTCGAATCCGAATGGAACGCGTTGGCCGGATCCCTCAACAACCTGCGCACCACCGACCCAAGGAAAGCCCTCAAGGAGTTGCCATGA
- a CDS encoding rhomboid family intramembrane serine protease has product MNMALAIGCYVAVLCAASAAWQFGPPRTQGSRFRPVATVAALLVIGIPSLLQLTMAPGLLEALERQGAGAAAAQPWRIVTALVVQDGGWPAAITNLAALAWIGSMAEHAWGTRRWLVIALGTGIGAQLWGFLVQPVGAGNSVVVFGLAASLLVRAWIGTHRTARMASVVGLAASAVLLVGGDLHGGAAAIGSVIAMFLLRPKAQPHTRNQEQHR; this is encoded by the coding sequence ATGAACATGGCGCTGGCGATCGGCTGCTACGTGGCGGTGCTGTGCGCCGCCTCGGCCGCGTGGCAATTCGGGCCACCGCGGACCCAGGGGTCCCGTTTCAGGCCGGTGGCCACGGTCGCGGCGCTGCTTGTCATCGGGATTCCGTCGTTGCTTCAGCTGACGATGGCACCGGGCCTGCTGGAAGCACTGGAACGGCAGGGGGCCGGCGCCGCGGCGGCGCAACCCTGGCGCATCGTCACGGCATTGGTCGTGCAGGACGGCGGATGGCCCGCGGCGATCACCAATCTTGCCGCCCTGGCGTGGATCGGCTCGATGGCAGAGCACGCATGGGGAACCCGCCGCTGGCTGGTCATTGCCCTGGGCACGGGAATCGGCGCCCAGCTGTGGGGATTCCTGGTCCAACCGGTCGGGGCCGGGAACTCGGTGGTGGTCTTCGGGCTTGCCGCTTCCCTGCTGGTGCGCGCCTGGATCGGCACGCACCGCACGGCAAGGATGGCCTCGGTGGTCGGGTTGGCCGCTTCAGCCGTGTTGCTGGTGGGCGGGGACCTGCATGGGGGCGCAGCGGCAATCGGCTCCGTGATCGCCATGTTCCTGCTGAGACCGAAGGCGCAACCACACACGCGAAACCAAGAACAGCATCGCTGA
- a CDS encoding VOC family protein — protein sequence MGKSTQDQLSAELAMGTVMLKVGDMAKMANYYQKALGLEIVSEGPAGTGLGRRGLELVHLADGKGLNLPSRGEAGLFHTALLFDTQSDLAATVLSAAQFDGSLFTGSSDHLVSEAFYFNDPEGNGIELYWDRPRDAWTWSGDTVAMDSIYLNPNDYLNKHVNESAVSGLAQANAGIGHVHLQVGDVSTAEKFYVDTLGFAKTTDFHGQALFVSAGGYHHHMAMNVWNSRGAGPRKDTLGLGEVVITVPNADEVGALAERLKAAGISSHHTGAELRFEDPWRNQLRVAVA from the coding sequence ATGGGCAAGAGCACCCAGGATCAACTTTCCGCCGAACTGGCCATGGGCACCGTCATGCTCAAGGTTGGGGACATGGCCAAGATGGCCAACTACTACCAGAAGGCCCTGGGCCTCGAGATCGTTTCCGAGGGACCGGCCGGAACCGGATTGGGCCGCCGCGGACTCGAGCTCGTCCACCTGGCCGACGGCAAGGGACTGAACCTGCCGAGCCGCGGCGAGGCCGGTCTCTTCCACACCGCGCTGCTCTTCGACACCCAGTCGGACCTGGCCGCCACCGTGCTCTCAGCCGCACAGTTCGACGGCTCGCTGTTCACCGGCAGCTCCGACCACCTGGTCTCCGAGGCCTTCTACTTCAACGACCCCGAGGGCAACGGCATCGAGCTCTACTGGGACCGCCCGCGCGATGCCTGGACCTGGAGCGGGGACACCGTGGCCATGGACAGCATTTACCTGAACCCCAACGACTACCTCAACAAGCACGTCAACGAATCGGCCGTCTCCGGGCTGGCGCAGGCCAACGCCGGCATCGGCCACGTCCACCTGCAGGTCGGCGACGTCTCGACCGCCGAGAAGTTCTACGTCGACACCCTGGGGTTCGCCAAGACCACCGATTTCCACGGCCAGGCGCTGTTCGTCTCCGCCGGCGGCTACCACCACCATATGGCCATGAACGTGTGGAACTCCCGCGGCGCAGGTCCGCGCAAGGACACCCTGGGCCTGGGCGAGGTCGTCATCACCGTGCCCAACGCCGACGAGGTCGGCGCGCTGGCCGAGCGACTCAAGGCCGCCGGGATCTCCAGCCACCACACCGGGGCGGAGCTGCGCTTCGAGGATCCGTGGCGCAACCAGCTGCGCGTGGCGGTGGCGTAG
- a CDS encoding AAA family ATPase codes for MFLTFRVKNFRSIRDVVELDFRRTKPLEFDDRSVDDKWDSSINTVTAIYGANASGKTSVLEALGFFLGFIEASQEGKPGASIDRDPFLLDDHSRMDPTEYELEFVMGGVRHQYGFQVSDSAVESEWLFVYNSAKPTVYFDRDSSQAEPYQFGRALKGQNQIISTLTRSNALFLSCAAQNAHVMLTEIYKYLVDAVSIYTSSGYEAAHKELTARLHENTQLRERVLAVLRASDTGISGISIDVREMNVEERSRIVESILSSGAAATADEADGFIDRFLEDEKYQIHFQHQGADGNYPLKLSAESTGTRALLSHADAVFRAIDRGGVCVFDEIDTSLHPMLVSELVRIFQSPETNPLQAQLIFTTHEDSLLDAGSLGERVLDREQVWVTDKDSEGVTRLTPLSAFRPRADENLRRGYRGGRFGGLPQIREQQITRSGVGN; via the coding sequence GTGTTCTTGACGTTCCGTGTAAAAAACTTCCGGTCGATTCGAGATGTCGTCGAGTTGGATTTTCGCCGTACGAAACCCCTTGAGTTTGACGATCGTTCGGTCGATGACAAGTGGGATTCGTCGATCAACACGGTTACTGCGATCTATGGAGCAAACGCTTCGGGAAAGACTTCCGTTTTGGAAGCCTTGGGCTTTTTCCTGGGCTTCATCGAAGCCTCGCAAGAAGGGAAGCCTGGGGCAAGCATAGATCGCGACCCGTTCCTTTTGGACGATCATTCAAGAATGGATCCCACCGAATATGAGCTTGAGTTCGTCATGGGGGGAGTGCGGCATCAGTATGGATTCCAGGTTTCCGATTCTGCCGTTGAATCGGAATGGCTATTCGTCTATAACAGTGCGAAGCCGACCGTCTACTTTGACCGCGACAGTTCGCAGGCCGAGCCATATCAGTTTGGGCGTGCTCTGAAGGGGCAAAACCAAATCATCTCGACACTGACGCGGTCCAATGCCCTTTTCCTATCGTGTGCGGCACAAAACGCACACGTAATGCTGACGGAGATCTATAAGTATTTGGTGGATGCTGTTTCTATCTATACTTCTTCGGGGTACGAGGCAGCACATAAGGAGCTGACGGCACGCTTGCACGAGAATACTCAGCTGCGTGAACGTGTGTTGGCAGTCCTGCGGGCCAGCGATACCGGTATTAGCGGCATAAGCATTGATGTCCGGGAAATGAACGTAGAAGAGCGATCCCGCATCGTCGAGTCGATACTGTCGTCGGGTGCTGCTGCTACAGCCGATGAAGCAGATGGTTTTATCGACCGCTTTCTTGAAGATGAGAAATACCAGATCCACTTTCAACACCAAGGTGCGGACGGGAATTATCCTTTAAAGTTATCTGCGGAATCGACGGGTACTCGGGCGTTGCTATCGCACGCTGACGCTGTTTTTCGAGCAATAGACCGGGGTGGCGTTTGCGTGTTTGACGAAATAGACACCAGCCTTCACCCGATGCTCGTGTCAGAACTTGTCCGGATATTCCAGTCCCCGGAGACGAATCCGCTGCAGGCTCAATTGATCTTCACAACGCACGAAGACTCTCTGCTCGATGCAGGGAGTTTGGGCGAACGGGTTCTTGATCGCGAGCAAGTTTGGGTCACGGACAAAGATTCTGAAGGAGTGACGCGCCTCACGCCGCTGAGTGCTTTTAGGCCGCGAGCCGATGAAAATCTGCGTCGTGGATATCGAGGTGGAAGATTCGGTGGGTTGCCGCAAATTCGTGAGCAGCAGATAACCCGGAGCGGTGTCGGCAACTAA
- a CDS encoding RloB domain-containing protein gives MGRDPLAVVQKAAQLRDAESRRSSDPFDEVWAVVDVDTHANLPDARRLARREGIELGVCNPCFEVWLLMHLQPVFAATSGKNVSAKWQKLSNSQLKHVNVQALAGKFETAQSNALGNRSQRVRQQLDENDNPSTNLDLLVGMLLRSARQSAANPELKL, from the coding sequence GTGGGACGCGACCCGCTGGCTGTGGTCCAAAAGGCGGCGCAGCTTCGCGACGCTGAGTCGCGAAGAAGTTCGGATCCATTCGATGAAGTCTGGGCCGTCGTTGACGTGGACACACACGCCAATCTTCCTGATGCCAGGAGATTGGCCCGAAGGGAAGGCATAGAGCTTGGTGTTTGCAATCCTTGCTTTGAGGTATGGCTGCTGATGCACCTTCAACCGGTTTTTGCTGCGACGTCCGGCAAAAATGTTTCTGCAAAATGGCAGAAGCTATCGAACTCGCAGTTGAAGCACGTAAATGTTCAAGCGCTTGCAGGAAAGTTTGAAACCGCGCAATCGAATGCACTCGGTAACAGGAGCCAACGAGTGCGGCAGCAGTTGGATGAGAATGACAATCCGTCAACAAACCTGGACCTTTTAGTCGGGATGCTCCTGAGATCCGCACGGCAGTCAGCGGCCAATCCCGAGCTCAAACTGTAA
- a CDS encoding CatB-related O-acetyltransferase produces MHLRLSELRPHLISNRIFLMGPGAKTIEATGASYGEDSLIKFAPDLRLEPYATYWAGSGRHLLSMGSFSYTHSRLPLSTRVGRYTSIAKGVKVMGAMHPHEWASTSPVFYNRRLMMETFESDRGEAPAYRKFDYTPEPVVVGNDVWIGEDVTLGHGVHIGDGAVVASNSVVTRDVPPYAVVGGVPAKTIRHRFDEGTVSELRRSAWWNYSPTALNQLDVRDPGEFARGAIGLIEAGAIEPYRPAVLTGRDLAAAVAGVGSNTA; encoded by the coding sequence ATGCATTTACGCCTGAGCGAACTACGTCCGCACCTGATCTCGAACCGGATCTTCCTGATGGGTCCCGGGGCCAAGACCATCGAGGCGACCGGGGCCAGCTATGGCGAGGACAGCCTGATCAAATTCGCCCCGGACCTGCGACTGGAACCCTACGCCACGTATTGGGCGGGAAGCGGCCGGCACCTGCTGAGCATGGGGTCCTTCTCCTACACCCATTCCCGGCTGCCGCTCTCTACGCGGGTGGGGCGCTACACCTCCATCGCCAAGGGCGTGAAGGTCATGGGAGCCATGCACCCGCACGAATGGGCTTCCACCAGCCCGGTCTTCTACAACCGCCGGCTCATGATGGAAACCTTCGAGAGCGACAGGGGAGAGGCACCCGCCTATCGGAAATTCGACTACACCCCGGAGCCCGTGGTGGTCGGAAACGACGTGTGGATCGGCGAAGACGTCACCCTGGGCCACGGCGTGCACATCGGCGACGGGGCAGTGGTTGCCTCCAACTCGGTGGTCACCCGCGATGTGCCTCCCTACGCTGTGGTCGGCGGGGTGCCCGCAAAGACCATTCGGCACCGCTTCGACGAGGGCACCGTGAGTGAACTGCGGCGCAGCGCCTGGTGGAACTATTCGCCCACCGCGTTGAACCAGCTTGACGTCAGGGATCCGGGAGAATTCGCCCGCGGCGCCATCGGCCTCATCGAAGCCGGGGCCATCGAGCCCTACCGCCCTGCGGTCCTCACGGGCCGCGATCTGGCTGCGGCTGTCGCCGGAGTCGGCAGCAACACGGCCTGA
- a CDS encoding low molecular weight phosphatase family protein: protein MSPATSKPGRPSVLFVCVKNGGKSQMAAGLMKLEAGDDITATSAGTRPGTAINALSAEVLLEIGVDIHNEKPKALTEESMRAAGHVVVLGTEANVPAVDGVQIEVWATDEPSLRGIEGRERMELLRDEIHSRIKELKHRLLDSH, encoded by the coding sequence ATGAGCCCCGCAACCTCGAAGCCCGGGCGCCCCTCCGTCCTGTTCGTGTGCGTCAAGAACGGCGGAAAATCCCAGATGGCCGCGGGCCTCATGAAACTCGAGGCCGGCGACGACATCACCGCCACCTCGGCCGGCACCAGGCCCGGAACGGCCATCAACGCCCTCTCGGCCGAGGTCCTGCTGGAGATCGGCGTCGACATCCACAACGAAAAGCCCAAGGCGTTGACCGAGGAGAGCATGCGGGCCGCCGGGCACGTGGTGGTCCTGGGCACCGAGGCCAACGTTCCGGCCGTTGACGGCGTCCAGATCGAGGTCTGGGCGACCGACGAGCCGTCCCTGCGCGGGATCGAAGGCCGGGAGCGCATGGAACTTCTCCGCGATGAAATCCACTCACGCATCAAGGAGCTCAAGCACCGCCTTCTCGACTCCCACTAG
- a CDS encoding ArsR/SmtB family transcription factor → MRQDSPEVPVQESEAPCCVPSHGQESLLAGEAEALAARFKALADPNRLRILSIVSSSPDAETCVCDLSEPLNLGQPTVSHHLKIMVEAGLLNREKRGVWAYYSLVPGALDSLAATLSPKASR, encoded by the coding sequence ATGCGTCAGGATTCCCCCGAGGTTCCCGTACAGGAATCGGAAGCCCCGTGCTGCGTCCCCTCCCACGGGCAGGAGTCCTTGCTGGCCGGCGAGGCCGAGGCCCTCGCGGCGCGCTTCAAGGCGCTCGCCGACCCCAACCGGCTGCGCATCCTGTCGATCGTCTCCTCGTCCCCGGACGCCGAGACCTGTGTCTGCGACCTGTCAGAGCCGCTGAACCTGGGCCAGCCCACGGTTTCCCACCACCTGAAGATCATGGTGGAGGCCGGGCTGCTGAACCGCGAAAAGCGCGGCGTCTGGGCGTACTACTCGCTGGTCCCCGGCGCGCTGGATTCGCTGGCGGCAACGCTCAGCCCGAAGGCCAGCCGATGA
- the arsB gene encoding ACR3 family arsenite efflux transporter, with protein MTTNAPPAETRHLSAKLSTLDRYLAVWILAAMALGLVLGRLIPGLGAALDSIQVAGISLPIALGLLVMMYPVLAKVRYNETGAVLGDKKLMVTSLVINWVLAPAFMFVLAWIFLADLPEYRTGLIIVGLARCIAMVFIWNDLACGDREAAAVLVAINSVFQVLAFGALGWFYLQLLPSWLGLPTTSAEFSILTITLSVLVFLGIPLVAGYLTRTLGEKAKGREWYENRFLPRIGPWALYGLLFTIVLLFALQGDNIIAKPLDVARIALPLLVYFLVVFGASMLIGRALRMGYARTTTLAFTAASNNFELAIAVAIATFGVTSGQALAGVVGPLIEVPLLVALVYVALWSRKFFPSLNPAKVQA; from the coding sequence GTGACGACCAACGCCCCGCCTGCCGAAACCCGGCACCTGAGCGCCAAGCTCTCCACCCTGGACCGCTACCTGGCCGTCTGGATCCTGGCGGCCATGGCCCTCGGCTTGGTGTTGGGTCGGCTGATACCCGGACTCGGGGCTGCGCTGGACTCCATCCAGGTCGCCGGCATCTCCCTGCCCATCGCCCTCGGGCTGCTGGTGATGATGTACCCGGTGCTCGCCAAGGTCCGCTACAACGAGACCGGCGCCGTGCTGGGCGACAAGAAACTCATGGTCACCTCGCTGGTGATCAACTGGGTCCTGGCCCCGGCCTTCATGTTCGTGCTGGCCTGGATCTTCCTGGCCGACCTGCCCGAATACCGCACCGGGTTGATCATCGTCGGGCTGGCGCGCTGCATCGCGATGGTCTTCATCTGGAACGACCTGGCCTGCGGTGACCGCGAGGCAGCCGCCGTGCTGGTCGCCATCAACTCCGTCTTCCAGGTCCTCGCCTTCGGCGCCCTGGGCTGGTTCTACCTGCAGCTTCTTCCGTCGTGGCTCGGGCTGCCCACGACAAGCGCCGAATTCTCGATTCTCACCATCACGCTCTCGGTCCTGGTGTTCCTGGGCATCCCGCTCGTGGCCGGATACCTCACCCGCACCCTCGGCGAAAAGGCCAAGGGCCGGGAATGGTACGAAAACAGGTTCCTGCCCAGGATCGGCCCCTGGGCGCTCTATGGCCTGCTGTTCACCATCGTGCTGCTCTTCGCCCTGCAGGGGGACAACATCATCGCCAAGCCCCTGGACGTCGCGCGCATCGCGTTGCCGCTGCTGGTCTACTTCCTGGTGGTCTTCGGCGCCTCCATGCTCATCGGCCGCGCCCTGCGCATGGGCTATGCCCGCACCACCACCCTGGCGTTCACCGCGGCAAGCAACAACTTCGAACTGGCCATCGCCGTGGCCATCGCGACCTTCGGGGTCACCAGCGGCCAGGCCCTGGCCGGGGTCGTCGGCCCGCTGATCGAGGTGCCGCTGCTGGTTGCCCTGGTCTACGTCGCGCTCTGGTCCCGCAAGTTCTTCCCCTCCCTCAACCCCGCAAAGGTCCAAGCATGA
- a CDS encoding arsenate reductase ArsC yields the protein MNTATKPSVLFVCVHNAGRSQMAAALLANLSAGQIEVRSAGSAPADTVNPAAVAAMAEVGIDMSTQVPKILTPEAVKESDVVITMGCGDTCPIFPGKRYEDWVLEDPAGQGVEAVRPIRDEIRSRIETLISELLPATK from the coding sequence ATGAACACCGCCACCAAGCCCTCCGTCCTGTTCGTCTGCGTCCACAACGCCGGACGCTCCCAAATGGCCGCGGCCCTTCTGGCCAACCTCTCGGCCGGGCAGATCGAGGTGCGCTCCGCCGGCTCCGCCCCGGCCGACACCGTGAACCCTGCCGCCGTCGCGGCCATGGCAGAGGTGGGCATCGACATGTCCACGCAGGTCCCCAAGATCCTCACCCCCGAGGCCGTCAAGGAATCGGACGTGGTCATCACCATGGGCTGCGGCGACACCTGCCCGATCTTCCCGGGCAAGCGCTACGAGGACTGGGTGCTTGAGGATCCCGCGGGCCAGGGAGTGGAGGCGGTGCGCCCGATCCGCGACGAGATCCGCTCCCGGATCGAGACCCTGATCTCCGAACTGCTGCCCGCCACCAAGTAG
- a CDS encoding alpha/beta fold hydrolase, with the protein MGTISVGTENSTPIELHFEDHGSGQPVVLIHGYPLDGSSWEKQTAALLEAGYRVITYDRRGFGKSSKPTVGYDYDTFAADLHAVMEAIDVYDAVLVGFSMGTGEVARYLSNHGSARVAKAVFLGSLEPFLLQTADNPEGLPASTFEPLLEAVKADRYAFFTEFFKNFFNTDQFLGNRLSPEALEANKHVAYAASAFASVAAQPTWLTDFRQDVAGIKVPTLIVHGTADRILPIEHTARRFAKALPAAQFHEIEGAPHGLLWTHAEEVNGILLAFLKG; encoded by the coding sequence ATGGGAACCATCAGCGTAGGAACCGAGAACAGCACGCCGATCGAACTGCACTTCGAGGACCACGGCAGCGGCCAGCCGGTGGTGCTGATCCACGGCTATCCGCTGGATGGCTCCTCGTGGGAGAAGCAGACAGCTGCCCTGCTGGAAGCCGGCTACCGCGTCATCACCTACGACCGCCGCGGCTTCGGCAAGAGCTCCAAGCCCACCGTGGGCTACGACTACGACACCTTCGCCGCGGACCTGCACGCCGTGATGGAAGCCATCGACGTGTACGACGCGGTGCTGGTGGGCTTCTCCATGGGCACCGGGGAGGTGGCCCGCTACCTGTCGAACCACGGCTCGGCGCGCGTGGCCAAGGCGGTGTTCCTCGGTTCCCTGGAACCGTTCCTGCTGCAGACCGCGGACAACCCCGAGGGCCTGCCCGCCTCGACCTTCGAACCCCTGCTCGAGGCCGTGAAGGCCGACCGCTACGCATTTTTCACCGAGTTCTTCAAGAACTTCTTCAACACCGACCAGTTCCTGGGCAACCGGCTCAGCCCGGAGGCACTGGAGGCCAACAAGCATGTGGCCTATGCGGCCTCGGCCTTTGCCTCGGTCGCCGCCCAACCGACCTGGCTGACCGACTTCCGCCAGGACGTGGCCGGCATCAAGGTGCCGACCCTGATCGTGCACGGCACCGCGGACCGGATCCTGCCGATCGAACACACCGCACGCCGCTTCGCCAAGGCCCTTCCCGCGGCGCAGTTCCACGAAATCGAGGGAGCCCCGCACGGCCTGCTCTGGACCCACGCCGAGGAGGTCAACGGGATCCTGCTGGCCTTCCTGAAGGGCTAG